The following coding sequences are from one Alosa alosa isolate M-15738 ecotype Scorff River chromosome 3, AALO_Geno_1.1, whole genome shotgun sequence window:
- the LOC125292307 gene encoding nectin-4-like, whose amino-acid sequence MDLGFWLCLLVVVRTSTGAYEGDGVGVQEGSNVIHYPPQSVKITQMDDGYQCSADANPKPDYTWSREGHPLPSGVRAEGNRLYLDFIPELNGLYTCKASNSYGTAEGHHTLYAVTGASGRPLSVIIIISVIFGAILIIMLRKCIISRNQQETLKVVAKKLLQ is encoded by the exons ATGGACCTTGGATTTTGGCTGTGCCTACTTGTGGTGGTGCGCACGAGTACCG GGGCATATGAAGGAGATGGTGTGGGGGTCCAGGAGGGGTCTAATGTCATTCACT ACCCACCTCAGTCTGTGAAGATCACACAGATGGATGATGGTTATCAGTGCAGTGCAGATGCCAACCCCAAACCTGATTATACATGGTCAAG AGAGGGCCATCCCCTGCCCAGTGGGGTGAGAGCAGAAGGCAACAGGCTGTACCTGGACTTCATTCCTGAGCTGAACGGCCTGTACACCTGCAAGGCCTCAAACTCCTATGGCACTGCGGAAGGTCACCACACTCTGTATGCAGTCACCG GGGCATCTGGGAGACCACTCTCTGTGATAATTATCATCAGTGTAATTTTTGGAGCTATTCTCATCATCATGCTTAGGAAATG TATCATAAGCAGGAACCAACAGGAAACTTTGAAAGTTGTGGCCAAGAAGCTCCTCCAATAG